From one Terriglobales bacterium genomic stretch:
- the guaB gene encoding IMP dehydrogenase — protein MINFPVPEALTFDDVLLLPARSEVVPANAETRTRLSRNITLNIPLISAAMDTVTESRLAIAMAQQGGLGIIHRNFSIEQQASEVDKVKRSESGMIVDPVTMSPDAKISDALEVMRKYKISGVPITKNKKLVGILTNRDLRFETRTDIPISKVMTKKDLITVPVGTTLEEAEKILHHHRVEKLLVVDDKYTLKGLITVKDIQKKLKYPDAAKDSQGRLRVGAAVGATGDFLERAQEMIKTKVDVLAIDSAHGHSERVIEAVKAIKSKFPEVDLLAGNVATFDGACELVRSGADAIKVGVGPGSICTTRIVTGAGVPQITAIAEAARACREAGIPVIADGGIKYSGDVTKAIAAGASVVMIGSLFAGTEESPGETILYQGRSFKAYRGMGSLSAMASGSSERYMQSAEPDSSAALSVESEDGNRLGKMVPEGIEGRVPYRGTVAAMVYQLVGGLRSGMGYCGCANLEELQKKARFVRISNAGLRESHVHDVVITREAPNYRLE, from the coding sequence ATGATTAATTTTCCTGTACCCGAGGCCCTGACCTTTGACGACGTATTACTTCTTCCTGCCCGTTCCGAGGTGGTGCCGGCCAACGCCGAAACCCGCACCCGGCTCTCGCGCAACATCACGCTGAATATTCCGCTCATCAGCGCTGCCATGGATACGGTCACCGAGTCGCGCCTGGCCATCGCCATGGCCCAGCAGGGCGGCTTGGGCATCATTCACCGCAATTTTTCCATCGAGCAGCAGGCCAGCGAGGTAGACAAAGTAAAGCGCTCGGAGAGCGGCATGATTGTTGACCCGGTCACTATGTCGCCCGACGCTAAAATCTCCGACGCCCTCGAGGTCATGCGCAAATACAAAATCTCGGGCGTGCCCATTACCAAGAACAAGAAACTGGTCGGCATCCTCACCAACCGCGATCTGCGCTTTGAGACCCGTACCGATATCCCTATCAGCAAGGTCATGACCAAAAAGGACCTCATCACCGTCCCCGTGGGCACGACCCTGGAAGAGGCAGAAAAGATCCTGCATCACCACCGCGTGGAAAAACTCCTGGTAGTGGATGACAAGTACACGCTCAAAGGCCTGATCACGGTCAAAGACATCCAGAAGAAACTCAAATACCCTGACGCCGCCAAAGACAGCCAGGGACGCCTTCGCGTGGGCGCCGCCGTCGGCGCTACCGGTGACTTCCTGGAACGCGCGCAGGAAATGATCAAAACTAAAGTGGACGTGCTCGCCATTGACAGCGCCCACGGCCACTCCGAGCGTGTGATCGAAGCGGTGAAGGCAATCAAGTCGAAGTTTCCCGAGGTTGATCTGCTCGCCGGCAACGTAGCCACCTTCGATGGCGCCTGCGAGCTGGTGCGCAGCGGCGCGGACGCCATCAAAGTCGGCGTCGGTCCAGGCTCCATCTGCACCACGCGCATCGTTACCGGCGCGGGCGTGCCGCAGATCACAGCGATTGCCGAGGCGGCACGCGCCTGCCGCGAAGCCGGCATCCCGGTGATTGCCGATGGTGGCATCAAGTACTCGGGCGACGTCACCAAGGCCATTGCCGCCGGCGCGAGCGTGGTCATGATCGGCTCGCTCTTTGCCGGCACAGAAGAATCTCCGGGTGAGACCATCCTGTATCAGGGGCGGTCGTTTAAAGCTTACCGCGGCATGGGATCGCTCTCAGCCATGGCCTCAGGATCGAGCGAACGCTATATGCAGAGCGCCGAGCCCGACTCTTCGGCTGCCCTCAGCGTCGAATCCGAAGATGGCAACCGCCTGGGCAAAATGGTTCCGGAAGGAATCGAGGGCCGGGTGCCTTATCGCGGCACTGTGGCCGCCATGGTCTACCAGCTCGTTGGCGGATTGCGCTCAGGTATGGGCTACTGTGGCTGCGCCAACCTGGAAGAGCTGCAGAAGAAGGCGCGTTTCGTGCGCATCTCCAACGCCGGGCTGCGCGAAAGCCACGTGCACGATGTGGTGATCACTCGCGAAGCGCCAAATTACAGGCTTGAGTAA
- a CDS encoding VanZ family protein: MNSTTQKFFRYWLPALLWMPLVLIASSDPFSAEHTGRVLKVFFGWMPPPSFDLMHFMVRKLAHLTEYGILGFLFFRAWRGAHSGWRMIWARRAFAFCLAVAAIDEFHQTFVPSRTGSPRDVAIDATGVLIALLIIHLRVRQRGGDATVETSSGIAQTLD; encoded by the coding sequence TTGAACTCTACCACGCAAAAATTCTTCCGTTACTGGCTCCCTGCACTTCTTTGGATGCCGCTGGTTCTTATCGCATCGAGCGACCCCTTTTCTGCCGAGCATACCGGCAGAGTTCTGAAGGTCTTTTTCGGATGGATGCCGCCGCCCTCCTTCGACCTCATGCATTTTATGGTGCGCAAGCTGGCGCATCTGACCGAATACGGCATTCTGGGTTTTCTTTTCTTCCGCGCCTGGCGGGGAGCGCACTCCGGCTGGCGCATGATATGGGCGCGCCGTGCCTTTGCATTTTGTCTGGCCGTCGCCGCCATTGACGAGTTCCATCAGACCTTTGTGCCTTCGCGCACCGGCAGCCCGCGCGACGTTGCGATTGACGCAACCGGGGTGCTGATTGCGCTTCTAATTATCCACTTGCGGGTTCGGCAAAGAGGTGGCGATGCAACGGTCGAAACCAGCTCTGGCATTGCACAGACGTTAGATTAA
- a CDS encoding MFS transporter: MQTETSQQAATTRNVYVLGITSLLNDTASEMAYWILPAFLLTLGAGPVQLGLIEGLAESSASFIKLFSGRLTDRLPRRKPLVVLGYTIANVVKPVLAIATSWWQVLIIRFADRAAKGLRGAPRDVMLAESTEKGRMGAAFGLLQAMDSAGAILGPLVAVLMLDLLHSSMRKVFWIAAIPGFLTIAVVALFARETRTGRTAEASGATYAKADSAEKKATQVSNSQLMPQPESQSVVLPVSFYYVLAAVTLFSLGNSSDMFLILRAQNIGIPVAYAPLLGLAFNFVYTLVAWPAGKISDKVSKPVVAAVGYLVFAAVYLTFAAAPSRAAIWAAMTGYGVYYSLTDPVLRALVVETIAPEARGRALGIFFFVTSIATLLASLLTGELWKHFGAALPFYLSGGLAIVAAAMLLLRGKKFVNAD, from the coding sequence ATGCAGACAGAAACCTCCCAGCAAGCGGCCACAACCCGCAACGTTTATGTTCTGGGCATCACTTCGCTCCTGAATGACACAGCCAGCGAAATGGCCTACTGGATCCTGCCGGCGTTTCTCTTAACCCTCGGCGCCGGGCCGGTGCAGTTGGGATTGATTGAAGGGCTTGCCGAGAGCTCTGCTTCTTTTATCAAACTTTTCTCCGGACGCCTCACTGACCGCCTTCCCCGCCGCAAGCCGCTGGTGGTTTTGGGTTACACCATAGCAAACGTCGTTAAACCGGTGCTGGCCATTGCTACCTCGTGGTGGCAGGTGTTGATTATCCGCTTTGCCGATCGCGCCGCCAAGGGCCTTCGCGGAGCGCCCCGTGACGTGATGCTGGCCGAATCCACGGAAAAGGGAAGAATGGGTGCCGCCTTCGGTCTGCTGCAGGCCATGGATTCGGCGGGAGCGATTCTTGGTCCGCTGGTGGCGGTGCTGATGCTGGACCTGCTGCACAGCAGCATGCGCAAGGTTTTCTGGATTGCCGCCATACCAGGTTTCCTGACCATTGCCGTCGTAGCCTTGTTTGCGCGCGAGACCCGCACCGGACGCACAGCCGAGGCGAGCGGTGCTACGTATGCAAAGGCCGATTCTGCAGAGAAGAAGGCCACACAGGTATCCAACTCACAATTGATGCCACAACCGGAGTCGCAATCCGTCGTATTGCCGGTCAGTTTTTATTACGTGTTGGCGGCGGTGACGTTGTTTTCCCTGGGAAACTCGAGCGATATGTTCCTGATTTTGCGCGCGCAGAATATTGGGATACCGGTCGCGTACGCACCGCTGCTCGGGCTGGCCTTTAATTTTGTGTACACCCTGGTGGCCTGGCCGGCGGGCAAGATCAGCGACAAAGTTTCCAAGCCCGTGGTTGCGGCGGTTGGCTACCTGGTGTTTGCCGCCGTCTATCTCACCTTTGCCGCGGCGCCTTCACGGGCCGCGATTTGGGCCGCGATGACTGGTTATGGCGTTTATTACTCGCTTACTGATCCGGTGCTGCGGGCGCTGGTGGTCGAGACCATTGCCCCGGAGGCACGCGGCCGGGCGCTGGGGATTTTCTTCTTTGTAACCAGCATCGCCACGCTTCTGGCGAGCCTTTTGACCGGAGAGCTGTGGAAGCATTTTGGCGCAGCCCTGCCTTTTTATCTTTCGGGTGGGCTCGCAATCGTGGCGGCCGCAATGCTGTTGCTGCGAGGGAAAAAGTTTGTCAACGCCGATTAA
- the rplQ gene encoding 50S ribosomal protein L17, which translates to MRHLKAGWKLGRNTSHRRALLRNLVTSLMLQERIETTVTKAKAMRPHVEKMITLGKRGDLAARRLAAAYLMTSEAVDRLFDTVAPRFGDREGGYLRIIRKGFRRGDGGETAFIELLGSEKIQQEKREKRAEVRAKKAEEAKKAMDEQSAAEGEPAGDSEKKEKEEK; encoded by the coding sequence ATGCGTCATCTCAAAGCAGGATGGAAATTAGGCCGCAACACCAGCCACCGCCGCGCGCTGCTGCGCAACCTGGTGACCTCACTGATGCTCCAGGAGCGGATTGAAACCACCGTCACCAAAGCCAAAGCCATGCGTCCCCACGTGGAGAAGATGATCACGCTGGGCAAGCGCGGCGACCTGGCTGCACGCCGGCTGGCTGCCGCCTATCTCATGACCAGCGAAGCGGTAGACAGGCTCTTTGACACGGTTGCACCGCGCTTCGGCGACCGCGAAGGCGGATATCTCAGGATTATCCGCAAGGGCTTTCGCCGGGGCGATGGCGGCGAGACGGCTTTCATTGAGCTGCTGGGCTCAGAGAAGATCCAGCAGGAAAAGCGCGAAAAACGCGCCGAAGTCCGCGCCAAGAAGGCCGAAGAAGCCAAGAAGGCCATGGACGAGCAGAGCGCCGCAGAAGGCGAACCGGCTGGCGACTCTGAGAAAAAAGAGAAAGAAGAAAAGTAG
- a CDS encoding DNA-directed RNA polymerase subunit alpha, which yields MLWKGFQKPKRLSVDTDSLTDKYGRFWAQPFERGFGTTIGNALRRVLLSSIEGAAVTAVKIEGVLHEFQSIPGVVEDATDIILNLKQIPFKLNGEGPKAIYLKVDQPGVVTSGMIEADGDVEILDKDMYVATVSEGGRIEMEMRLKRGRGYVSADKNFEEDLGIGFIPIDSVHSPVRKCNYTVEAARLGQITDYDKLTLEVWTNGSVKAVDAIGLAAKLLKDHMNIFINFEEELEAAAAGEDRKPEIRNENLNRSVEELELSVRSYNCLKNANIQTIGELVQKTENEMLKTKNFGRKSLNEIKEILSNMGLSLGMRIDENGNAVPNPAAQLAAPAVIGDEE from the coding sequence ATGCTTTGGAAAGGTTTTCAGAAACCCAAGAGACTTTCGGTGGATACCGACAGTCTAACCGACAAATACGGACGCTTCTGGGCCCAGCCCTTTGAGCGCGGATTTGGCACCACCATCGGCAACGCGCTGCGCCGCGTGCTGCTTTCCTCGATTGAGGGCGCAGCCGTGACCGCGGTCAAGATTGAAGGCGTGCTGCATGAATTTCAATCCATTCCCGGCGTGGTCGAGGATGCGACCGATATCATCCTCAACTTGAAGCAGATTCCCTTCAAGCTGAACGGCGAAGGACCGAAGGCAATCTATCTCAAGGTGGACCAGCCTGGAGTCGTGACCAGCGGCATGATCGAGGCGGATGGCGATGTCGAAATCCTCGACAAAGATATGTACGTCGCCACCGTCAGCGAAGGCGGACGCATCGAGATGGAAATGCGCCTCAAGCGGGGACGCGGTTATGTTTCCGCCGACAAGAATTTCGAAGAGGACCTGGGAATCGGATTTATTCCCATTGATTCCGTGCACTCGCCGGTGCGCAAGTGCAACTACACGGTGGAAGCCGCTCGCCTGGGGCAGATCACCGATTACGACAAGCTCACGCTTGAAGTCTGGACCAACGGATCAGTTAAGGCCGTGGACGCCATTGGCCTCGCTGCCAAGCTCCTCAAAGACCACATGAATATCTTCATCAACTTTGAGGAAGAACTTGAAGCCGCCGCCGCCGGTGAAGACCGCAAGCCTGAAATTCGCAACGAAAATCTGAACCGCTCGGTCGAGGAGCTTGAGCTTTCTGTGCGCAGCTACAACTGCCTCAAGAACGCCAATATCCAGACCATCGGCGAGCTGGTGCAGAAGACAGAAAACGAAATGCTGAAGACCAAGAACTTCGGCCGCAAGTCCCTGAACGAGATCAAGGAAATTCTGTCGAACATGGGCCTGAGTCTGGGTATGAGGATTGATGAGAACGGCAATGCAGTCCCCAATCCAGCCGCCCAGTTGGCCGCTCCGGCAGTAATCGGGGATGAAGAGTAA
- the rpsD gene encoding 30S ribosomal protein S4 → MARYTGPVCRLCRREGMKLFLKGPKCFSEKCPVEKRNFAPGQHGKDRKAKVVGYGLQLREKQKAKRMYFTLEKQFRNYFEKAARTKGVTGEALLQQLERRLDTVVQRLGFALSRRQARQLVRHGHIAVNGRKVNIPSFQVSPGEEVTVRENSRKLVLLEQAKEFTSHQPAPGWLEVDRDNFKGRMLALPKREDINIPINEQLIVELYSK, encoded by the coding sequence ATGGCTCGTTATACCGGTCCAGTATGCCGCCTTTGCCGACGCGAAGGCATGAAATTATTCCTCAAAGGTCCCAAGTGCTTCAGCGAGAAGTGCCCGGTCGAAAAGCGCAACTTTGCCCCCGGCCAGCACGGTAAAGACCGCAAAGCCAAGGTTGTAGGTTACGGCTTGCAACTGCGTGAAAAGCAGAAGGCCAAGCGCATGTACTTCACGCTGGAAAAACAGTTCCGCAATTATTTTGAAAAGGCCGCACGTACCAAAGGCGTGACCGGCGAAGCCCTGCTGCAGCAGCTCGAGCGCCGTCTGGATACCGTGGTGCAGCGCCTGGGTTTTGCCCTCTCACGCCGCCAGGCGCGCCAATTGGTGCGCCACGGGCACATCGCTGTGAACGGAAGAAAAGTGAATATTCCTTCCTTCCAGGTCAGTCCGGGCGAAGAGGTCACGGTGCGCGAGAACAGCCGCAAGCTGGTACTGCTGGAACAGGCGAAAGAGTTCACCAGCCATCAGCCGGCGCCAGGATGGCTCGAAGTCGACCGCGACAACTTCAAGGGACGCATGCTGGCTCTGCCCAAGCGCGAAGATATCAACATTCCCATCAACGAACAGTTGATTGTGGAATTGTATTCGAAGTAA
- the rpsK gene encoding 30S ribosomal protein S11 encodes MAKPAAATAGAAAPEKKGKKKQFKKKERKHVPHGIVYVQASFNNTLVTITDGEGRVISWKSSGSLGFRGSRKGTPFAAQQAAMNAANLARDHGMRSVDVRVSGPGSGRESAIRALGAAGLDVRTIRDVTPIPHNGCRPPKRRRV; translated from the coding sequence ATGGCAAAACCAGCAGCAGCAACGGCCGGCGCGGCCGCACCGGAGAAGAAGGGCAAGAAAAAGCAGTTCAAGAAGAAGGAGCGCAAGCACGTTCCTCACGGGATTGTTTACGTCCAGGCCTCGTTCAATAACACCCTGGTGACCATCACCGATGGTGAAGGTCGCGTGATTTCCTGGAAGAGCTCGGGTTCGCTCGGCTTCCGCGGATCGCGTAAAGGCACTCCATTTGCGGCGCAACAGGCGGCGATGAATGCCGCCAACCTGGCCCGCGACCACGGCATGCGCAGCGTTGACGTGCGCGTCAGTGGCCCCGGTTCGGGGCGCGAATCTGCCATCCGCGCTTTGGGAGCTGCAGGACTCGATGTGCGTACGATCCGCGATGTCACGCCCATCCCGCACAACGGATGCCGGCCGCCAAAAAGACGTCGCGTATAA
- the rpsM gene encoding 30S ribosomal protein S13, with translation MARIAGVDLPRNKHVRIALTYIYGIGIPRSERILATAKVEPVKKVQDLNEDEVNRIRQTIEAEGAVEGDLRKEISMNIKRLMEINSYRGGRHRRNLPVRGQRTHTNARTRKGPRKGTVANKKKTAAKT, from the coding sequence ATGGCCCGCATAGCAGGCGTGGATCTTCCGCGCAACAAACATGTACGCATCGCGCTGACTTACATTTACGGGATCGGAATCCCGCGGTCGGAGCGCATTCTGGCCACGGCCAAAGTTGAGCCCGTCAAGAAGGTGCAGGATTTGAACGAGGACGAGGTCAACCGCATCCGTCAGACCATTGAAGCCGAGGGCGCGGTCGAAGGCGACCTGCGCAAAGAAATCTCGATGAATATCAAGCGGCTCATGGAAATCAACTCGTATCGTGGGGGGCGGCACCGCCGCAACCTGCCGGTCCGCGGCCAGCGCACGCACACCAACGCGCGTACCCGCAAAGGCCCACGCAAGGGGACCGTGGCCAACAAGAAGAAGACGGCAGCGAAAACATAA
- the infA gene encoding translation initiation factor IF-1, with translation MSKEDAIEVMATVLEPLPNAMFRVELDTNKHQVLAHVSGRMRKNFIRILPGDKVAVELSPYDLSRGRIVYRYK, from the coding sequence TTGAGCAAAGAAGACGCGATTGAAGTGATGGCAACGGTCCTGGAGCCGCTGCCGAACGCTATGTTCCGGGTGGAGCTGGATACCAACAAACACCAGGTGTTGGCACATGTTTCCGGACGCATGCGCAAAAATTTTATACGCATCCTTCCGGGTGACAAGGTTGCCGTGGAGCTTTCGCCCTACGACCTGAGCCGGGGACGGATTGTGTATCGCTATAAATAA
- the map gene encoding type I methionyl aminopeptidase: MGRSGHILRQVLDHVSTLVAPGASTMDLERAAEKKIQELGAKSAFKGYQNYPCVLCTSVNNEVVHGIPSEDCILKAGDVISVDCGVVLDGYYTDSAITVAVGEIKPELQKLLDVTRESLRQAIETVRIGNTVGHIGAAVQQFVEANGFSVVRDLVGHGIGKRLHEEPQVPNYGRKGHGQTLLEGMVLAIEPMVNIGKSGTKTLPNHWTVVTEDGSYSAHFEHSVAVTKNGPLILTA; the protein is encoded by the coding sequence ATGGGCCGTAGCGGGCACATCCTGCGGCAGGTGCTGGATCATGTGAGCACCTTGGTCGCACCCGGCGCAAGCACGATGGACCTGGAACGCGCCGCGGAAAAAAAGATCCAGGAACTGGGCGCAAAGTCAGCGTTCAAGGGATACCAGAATTATCCGTGCGTGTTGTGCACTTCGGTGAACAACGAAGTGGTGCACGGCATCCCGTCGGAAGATTGCATTCTTAAGGCGGGAGACGTGATTTCAGTTGATTGCGGCGTGGTGCTCGATGGCTATTACACCGACTCGGCAATCACAGTCGCCGTGGGTGAAATCAAGCCGGAGTTGCAGAAACTGTTGGATGTAACCCGCGAGTCCCTGCGCCAGGCCATTGAAACCGTGCGCATTGGGAATACGGTCGGGCACATTGGGGCCGCCGTGCAGCAGTTTGTAGAGGCCAACGGGTTCAGCGTGGTGCGCGACCTGGTGGGGCACGGAATCGGCAAGCGCCTGCATGAAGAACCGCAGGTCCCGAACTACGGCCGCAAAGGACACGGCCAGACCCTGCTGGAAGGCATGGTGCTGGCGATTGAGCCGATGGTGAACATCGGCAAGTCGGGCACAAAAACGCTGCCCAATCACTGGACGGTGGTTACCGAAGACGGCAGCTATAGCGCCCATTTTGAGCACAGTGTGGCGGTCACCAAGAATGGCCCGCTGATTTTGACGGCATAG
- a CDS encoding adenylate kinase — protein sequence MAAETQGDAKATDVLDLKTRNIGPVILLGPPGAGKGTQAKALVARYGIPQISTGDLLRENRARGTELGKQAAAIMDRGELVPDELVCSMVAARLAEKDCVRGCILDGFPRTVAQAKWLDDFLARRVAESDQPWPPLVVVSIVVEYNQLWRRLTGRRTCPVDGTIYNIYFQPARVPDTCDICGSKLVTRKDDSEDVISKRLKEYESQTLSLVPYYRQSGRLHEIDGDRSVEEVTAALFRAIEHDRL from the coding sequence ATGGCCGCAGAGACTCAAGGCGATGCAAAAGCGACGGACGTTCTGGATTTGAAGACCCGCAATATTGGTCCGGTGATCCTGTTGGGGCCTCCGGGGGCGGGCAAGGGCACACAAGCCAAAGCGCTGGTGGCGCGCTACGGCATCCCACAGATTTCTACCGGTGACCTGCTGCGGGAAAATCGTGCGCGCGGCACCGAGTTGGGCAAGCAAGCTGCTGCCATAATGGACCGGGGCGAGCTGGTGCCCGACGAATTGGTTTGCAGCATGGTGGCAGCGCGCCTGGCGGAAAAAGATTGTGTTCGCGGCTGTATTCTCGATGGATTTCCGCGCACCGTGGCCCAGGCGAAGTGGCTGGATGATTTTTTAGCAAGAAGAGTTGCCGAATCAGATCAGCCGTGGCCGCCGTTGGTTGTAGTGAGTATTGTGGTTGAGTATAATCAACTATGGCGGCGCCTGACTGGGCGTCGTACATGTCCTGTCGACGGAACGATTTACAATATTTACTTCCAACCTGCGCGTGTTCCAGATACATGCGATATTTGCGGGAGCAAGCTCGTGACCCGCAAAGATGATTCGGAAGACGTCATTTCGAAACGTCTGAAGGAATATGAAAGCCAGACGCTTTCTCTGGTGCCATATTACCGTCAGAGCGGCCGTTTGCATGAAATTGACGGGGATCGCAGCGTAGAAGAGGTGACGGCCGCGTTATTTCGGGCCATCGAGCATGATCGTTTGTAA
- the secY gene encoding preprotein translocase subunit SecY: MFEKLANIFRVPDLRKRVLFTLAMLAVYRLGGHIPTPGINADALQQIFEQSRGGLLGFVDLFSGGNMRRLTIFALGIMPYITASIILQLLTVVYEPLAKLQKEGELGRKKITQWTRYLTVVLSALQSLGIAWELMRRSTGDVQLVINPGTGFLLMAMLTLTAGSVFIMWLGEQITERGVGNGMSLLIFAGIVAGLPRGIAELWDKIKTGAWGGSFTPLAVAGLVILMVAVVAFIVYVERSERRITVQYARRVVGRKVVGGQYQHLPLRVNAGGVMPVIFASSILTFPAMVFGQYLQNSRYFKPVLDALHPSEPVYVLLYSLGIVFFAYFYVSIVFNPTDVADNMRKYGGFIPGIRPGKRTADYINDILTRITLVGALYLIVISMIPTWMISGIHLQHLPFIGSFFERWPSFVLNGLNVNFYFGGTSLLIVVGVAMDTVNQIESQLIMRHYEGFSRTRIKGRKLW; this comes from the coding sequence ATGTTCGAGAAGCTGGCCAATATCTTCCGCGTCCCTGACCTGCGCAAGCGTGTGCTGTTCACACTGGCCATGCTGGCAGTTTATCGGTTGGGCGGGCATATCCCCACGCCTGGCATCAATGCTGACGCTCTACAGCAGATCTTTGAACAGAGCCGCGGCGGATTGCTGGGCTTCGTAGACCTGTTCAGCGGCGGCAACATGCGCCGCTTGACGATTTTTGCCCTGGGCATCATGCCCTACATTACCGCTTCCATCATTCTTCAGTTGCTGACGGTGGTGTATGAGCCCTTGGCCAAGCTGCAGAAGGAAGGCGAGCTGGGCCGCAAAAAAATCACACAGTGGACGCGTTATCTCACGGTTGTGCTCTCGGCGCTGCAGTCGCTGGGAATTGCCTGGGAACTGATGCGCAGAAGCACCGGTGATGTGCAACTGGTGATCAATCCCGGTACGGGCTTCCTGCTTATGGCCATGCTGACCTTGACCGCGGGCTCGGTGTTCATCATGTGGTTGGGCGAGCAGATTACCGAGCGCGGCGTGGGTAACGGCATGTCTCTGCTGATTTTTGCCGGCATCGTGGCCGGCTTGCCACGCGGCATTGCTGAGTTGTGGGACAAAATCAAGACCGGAGCGTGGGGTGGCAGCTTTACTCCGCTTGCGGTGGCCGGACTGGTTATTCTCATGGTTGCGGTGGTTGCCTTCATTGTTTATGTGGAACGCAGTGAACGGCGCATCACGGTGCAATACGCACGGCGGGTCGTGGGACGCAAAGTGGTTGGCGGCCAGTATCAGCATCTGCCCTTACGCGTGAACGCTGGCGGAGTTATGCCTGTGATCTTTGCCTCCTCGATTCTGACTTTCCCGGCGATGGTCTTCGGGCAGTATCTGCAAAACAGCCGATATTTCAAGCCCGTATTGGATGCCCTGCACCCGAGCGAGCCGGTCTACGTGCTGCTCTATTCGCTGGGTATTGTTTTCTTCGCGTATTTTTACGTTTCCATCGTCTTTAACCCCACAGATGTTGCCGACAATATGCGCAAATACGGCGGCTTCATACCGGGAATCCGGCCAGGCAAGCGCACCGCCGATTACATCAACGATATCCTGACGCGCATCACCCTGGTGGGCGCCCTGTACCTGATCGTGATCTCGATGATTCCGACGTGGATGATCAGCGGTATCCACCTGCAGCACTTACCGTTTATAGGTAGCTTCTTTGAACGCTGGCCTTCGTTTGTTCTCAACGGATTGAACGTGAACTTTTACTTCGGAGGCACGTCGCTGCTGATCGTGGTGGGTGTGGCCATGGATACGGTGAACCAGATCGAGTCGCAGTTGATCATGCGCCATTACGAAGGCTTTTCGCGCACGCGCATCAAGGGGCGCAAGCTGTGGTAA
- the rplO gene encoding 50S ribosomal protein L15, protein MNLSTLRPPKGATANRKRVGRGMGSGMGKTSTRGHKGQRSRSGSRMIRGFEGGQMPLHRRLPKRGFTNIFRKEFAVVNLDRLVELGEKTITPEVLHKARLAGKNDRIKILGDGELKGAITVHAHKFSKSAQEKITKAGGKVEVLQ, encoded by the coding sequence ATGAACCTTTCGACATTACGGCCTCCCAAGGGGGCCACTGCAAATCGCAAGCGCGTTGGCCGGGGTATGGGCAGCGGTATGGGCAAGACCTCCACGCGCGGCCATAAAGGACAACGTTCACGCTCGGGCTCGCGCATGATCCGGGGCTTTGAAGGTGGACAGATGCCTTTGCATCGCCGCCTGCCCAAACGCGGCTTCACCAATATCTTCCGCAAGGAATTCGCGGTGGTGAATCTGGACCGTCTGGTGGAGTTGGGCGAGAAGACCATTACCCCCGAAGTGCTGCACAAGGCGCGCCTCGCGGGAAAGAACGACCGCATCAAAATCCTGGGGGATGGCGAATTAAAAGGCGCCATCACCGTGCATGCCCACAAGTTTTCCAAGTCGGCGCAGGAAAAGATCACCAAAGCCGGCGGCAAAGTTGAGGTTTTGCAGTAA
- the rpmD gene encoding 50S ribosomal protein L30, translating to MTAAKTKPASKQTAGKIKIQWFRSAIATPVKHKKVIKGLGFTKLNQVVEREDSPSIRGMVQKVPHLVKIVA from the coding sequence ATGACGGCTGCCAAGACGAAACCGGCATCAAAACAAACCGCGGGCAAGATCAAGATTCAGTGGTTCCGCTCGGCCATCGCTACGCCGGTGAAGCATAAGAAGGTGATCAAGGGCCTGGGCTTTACCAAGCTCAACCAGGTCGTGGAGCGCGAGGATTCACCCTCGATCCGCGGCATGGTGCAGAAGGTGCCCCATCTGGTCAAGATTGTTGCCTAA
- the rpsE gene encoding 30S ribosomal protein S5 — protein MPVITKKAKIDAGSLQLKDEVVAINRVTKVVKGGKNMSFAALVVVGDPSAATVGYGSGKAKEVPQAIRKGMEAAKKNLVRVNLTQTSIPHTVLGRFGSGMVLLKPAPEGTGVIAGKAVRAVMTAVGVQNVLTKSIGTANPHNVIKATFDALLQLRDRKEVAALRGKTVEEL, from the coding sequence ATGCCAGTTATAACGAAGAAAGCAAAGATTGACGCAGGTTCACTGCAACTGAAAGACGAAGTGGTGGCCATCAACCGCGTGACCAAGGTGGTCAAGGGCGGCAAGAACATGTCATTTGCCGCGCTGGTGGTGGTGGGCGATCCCTCTGCCGCCACCGTGGGTTACGGCTCGGGCAAGGCGAAGGAAGTGCCCCAGGCCATCCGCAAAGGCATGGAAGCCGCCAAGAAAAACCTGGTGAGAGTGAACCTGACGCAAACCAGTATTCCGCATACCGTTCTGGGGCGCTTTGGCTCCGGCATGGTGCTGCTCAAGCCGGCCCCGGAAGGGACCGGCGTCATCGCGGGTAAAGCCGTACGCGCTGTGATGACTGCGGTCGGAGTACAGAATGTGCTGACCAAATCCATTGGCACGGCGAACCCACACAACGTGATCAAAGCGACCTTTGACGCGCTGCTGCAGTTGCGCGACAGGAAAGAAGTTGCTGCATTGCGGGGCAAGACGGTAGAGGAGCTCTAA